From the genome of Carassius gibelio isolate Cgi1373 ecotype wild population from Czech Republic chromosome A16, carGib1.2-hapl.c, whole genome shotgun sequence, one region includes:
- the LOC128030429 gene encoding uncharacterized protein LOC128030429 isoform X1 translates to MSLYASQIKAFKSAEPKTLGAIEIIIGVFTVILSTIVYKLHYHIQREIIILIVNGAQLVITGVVLVHTGRKPSKCLVLTTFVLQLLTAAFDIVGFGLMARHIPFRGDSYYYRDTEWCCDPLHSLSACCGDGEKEAQKEFLVNGILVTLIGFLMLACAIGLVVSLFGVYALSVSAIKELTPIPHSTANQHYGVGVQTQNAIHAGN, encoded by the exons ATGTCGCTGTACGCGTCTCAGATTAAAGCGTTTAAAAGCGCGGAGCCCAAGACACTTGGC GCTATTGAGATCATAATTGGTGTGTTTACTGTAATTCTGAGCACAATTGTGTATAAGCTGCACTACCATATCCAGCGTGAAATCATCATCCTCATCGTCAACGGTGCTCAG CTTGTCATAACTGGTGTTGTCCTGGTGCACACTGGGAGAAAGCCATCTAAATGTTTG GTGCTGACAACATTTGTTCTGCAGTTACTAACAGCAGCATTTGATATTGTTGGATTTGGGCTCATGGCCAGACACATCCCATTCAGAGGAGACTCGTACTACTACAGGGACACAGAG TGGTGTTGTGACCCACTTCACTCTCTTTCGGCCTGCTGtggagatggagagaaagaggcACAAAAAGAG TTCTTAGTGAATGGGATCTTGGTGACACTGATCGGTTTCCTGATGCTAGCATGTGCCATTGGTTTGGTTGTTTCTCTTTTTGGGGTCTACGCCCTTTCTGTTAGTGCCATAAAG GAGCTGACACCTATCCCACACTCTACAGCAAACCAACATTATGGTGTTGGCGTTCAGACCCAGAACGCTATCCACGCCGGAAACTGA
- the LOC128030429 gene encoding uncharacterized protein LOC128030429 isoform X2, producing the protein MSLYASQIKAFKSAEPKTLGAIEIIIGVFTVILSTIVYKLHYHIQREIIILIVNGAQLVITGVVLVHTGRKPSKCLVLTTFVLQLLTAAFDIVGFGLMARHIPFRGDSYYYRDTEFLVNGILVTLIGFLMLACAIGLVVSLFGVYALSVSAIKELTPIPHSTANQHYGVGVQTQNAIHAGN; encoded by the exons ATGTCGCTGTACGCGTCTCAGATTAAAGCGTTTAAAAGCGCGGAGCCCAAGACACTTGGC GCTATTGAGATCATAATTGGTGTGTTTACTGTAATTCTGAGCACAATTGTGTATAAGCTGCACTACCATATCCAGCGTGAAATCATCATCCTCATCGTCAACGGTGCTCAG CTTGTCATAACTGGTGTTGTCCTGGTGCACACTGGGAGAAAGCCATCTAAATGTTTG GTGCTGACAACATTTGTTCTGCAGTTACTAACAGCAGCATTTGATATTGTTGGATTTGGGCTCATGGCCAGACACATCCCATTCAGAGGAGACTCGTACTACTACAGGGACACAGAG TTCTTAGTGAATGGGATCTTGGTGACACTGATCGGTTTCCTGATGCTAGCATGTGCCATTGGTTTGGTTGTTTCTCTTTTTGGGGTCTACGCCCTTTCTGTTAGTGCCATAAAG GAGCTGACACCTATCCCACACTCTACAGCAAACCAACATTATGGTGTTGGCGTTCAGACCCAGAACGCTATCCACGCCGGAAACTGA